A stretch of Haloplasma contractile SSD-17B DNA encodes these proteins:
- a CDS encoding 5'-nucleotidase → MSKQTNRKLVVGISSRALFNLEKENQIFEDMGLKEYKKYQLEHENEELEKGPGFPLIEALLKMDEKLDDFDVEVMIISRNDPQTGLRVFNSIEYYGLNITRAAFTGGEPATQYLKAYNIDLFLSRSRDDVQDAINMGFAAGLLYDHQNDSYDYQIDQIRIAFDGDSVIFSDEAEKVYQEQGLCEFHRSEKEKENIPLQEGPFCQVLKKLSLIKEQETREQQYIRIAIVTARSCPAHKRPIITLRKWNALVDEIFYMGGLTKKEVLKQFNPHIFFDDQDKHLREASEYVPSVWVPYCNKKQ, encoded by the coding sequence ATGAGTAAGCAAACAAACCGTAAATTAGTGGTGGGAATATCATCGCGAGCACTGTTTAATTTAGAAAAAGAAAATCAAATATTTGAGGATATGGGGCTTAAGGAATATAAAAAATACCAACTCGAACATGAAAATGAAGAACTAGAAAAAGGACCTGGTTTTCCATTGATCGAGGCATTGTTAAAAATGGATGAAAAGCTTGATGATTTTGATGTTGAAGTCATGATCATATCTAGAAATGATCCCCAGACAGGACTTCGAGTGTTTAATTCAATTGAGTACTATGGTTTAAATATAACGCGAGCTGCATTTACAGGTGGTGAGCCAGCAACTCAATACTTAAAGGCCTATAATATTGATTTATTTTTATCAAGAAGTCGTGATGATGTACAGGATGCCATTAATATGGGGTTTGCTGCTGGATTACTATACGACCATCAAAATGACAGTTATGATTATCAAATTGACCAAATAAGAATAGCATTTGATGGAGACTCGGTTATTTTCTCAGATGAGGCTGAAAAGGTGTATCAGGAACAGGGCCTTTGTGAGTTTCATCGTTCAGAAAAAGAGAAGGAAAACATCCCCTTACAAGAGGGACCGTTTTGTCAGGTGTTAAAGAAGTTATCATTAATAAAAGAACAAGAGACAAGAGAACAACAATATATAAGGATTGCGATTGTGACTGCAAGAAGTTGTCCTGCACATAAGCGCCCGATTATAACACTTAGAAAGTGGAATGCATTAGTTGATGAAATCTTCTATATGGGGGGCCTAACAAAGAAAGAGGTGTTAAAGCAGTTTAACCCTCACATTTTCTTCGATGACCAAGATAAGCATTTAAGAGAAGCTTCAGAATATGTTCCATCGGTATGGGTGCCCTATTGTAATAAAAAGCAATAA